Proteins found in one Vulgatibacter sp. genomic segment:
- a CDS encoding calcium-binding EGF-like domain-containing protein: MPRRIGIAAIALLALACGGEELRAVGGDGGSGGAGGGGGMPWAGCDSCSEHATCDLSGAYPVCSCDEGFDGDGVDCADVDECTSGRCDPRAICENLPGSFTCSCPPPLQGDGTVCRESNEFQGPVVVGAIDPGSAPALAPARDDVFVAWRTGEQVKVLRWLGASDVWDRTHLLGEARTEVAGSGPLIAAAEDGRAVVAWIDPGDAVHVSSYAPGAERGSRPTLVADELAKPVLAGLAVDDSGNTSLAWTSFDVESGFWLNEARAHFVGPGRWTERIYLGLSKRPTLRTASFTVEDRQVLRQRFYYEAAGERPSSMLMEFDLATGTAYQLNGQYLGSLPAIQGSGTVAYDPTGRAHVGWIVGAGDTVVMRTTNGPDAWAEAQRPRTSGYDLLFDLATAPGAAAIATSSSEGSSLHLWEEGRGWAPATWEHEATGASEGPLVGAPTIGLQRGRPLVVQAVGYDAATSLYLTELVTSPGTAPFLETRLVVPAGDEHHHVGPELAVSALGELLAWRRVGAGGTAELVVATRK, from the coding sequence ATGCCGCGGCGGATCGGGATCGCGGCGATCGCGCTGTTGGCGCTCGCCTGCGGTGGGGAGGAGCTTCGGGCCGTTGGAGGGGATGGCGGCAGCGGCGGCGCCGGAGGCGGCGGGGGAATGCCCTGGGCCGGCTGCGACAGCTGCTCGGAGCACGCCACCTGCGACCTTTCCGGCGCCTATCCCGTCTGCAGCTGCGACGAGGGCTTCGACGGCGACGGGGTCGATTGCGCCGACGTCGACGAGTGCACGAGCGGCCGATGCGATCCCCGCGCCATCTGCGAGAACCTGCCGGGCTCCTTCACCTGCAGCTGCCCGCCACCGCTCCAGGGCGACGGCACCGTCTGCCGCGAGAGCAACGAGTTCCAGGGGCCGGTGGTCGTCGGCGCCATCGACCCGGGCTCCGCCCCGGCGCTCGCACCTGCACGAGACGACGTCTTCGTCGCCTGGCGCACCGGGGAGCAGGTGAAGGTGCTGCGGTGGCTCGGTGCCTCCGACGTCTGGGATCGGACCCACCTCCTCGGCGAGGCCCGCACCGAGGTCGCTGGAAGCGGGCCCCTGATCGCTGCCGCCGAGGACGGCAGGGCGGTCGTCGCCTGGATCGATCCGGGCGACGCGGTGCACGTGAGCAGCTACGCCCCGGGGGCGGAACGCGGGAGCCGGCCGACGCTCGTCGCGGACGAGCTGGCGAAGCCGGTGCTCGCCGGCCTCGCCGTGGACGACAGCGGGAACACCAGCCTCGCCTGGACCTCCTTCGACGTGGAGAGCGGGTTCTGGTTGAACGAGGCCCGCGCCCATTTCGTCGGCCCGGGGCGCTGGACCGAGCGGATCTACCTCGGCCTCTCGAAGCGGCCGACCCTTCGCACCGCCTCGTTCACCGTCGAAGATCGGCAGGTGCTGCGGCAGCGCTTCTACTACGAGGCTGCAGGCGAGCGGCCGAGCTCGATGCTGATGGAGTTCGACCTCGCCACCGGAACCGCCTACCAGCTCAACGGCCAGTACCTCGGCTCGCTGCCGGCGATCCAGGGGAGCGGCACCGTGGCCTACGATCCCACGGGCAGGGCCCACGTCGGCTGGATCGTCGGCGCCGGCGACACCGTCGTGATGCGCACCACGAACGGCCCCGACGCGTGGGCGGAGGCGCAGCGTCCCCGAACTTCGGGCTACGATCTCCTCTTCGATCTCGCGACCGCCCCCGGGGCCGCAGCGATCGCCACCTCGAGCAGCGAGGGCAGCTCCCTCCATCTCTGGGAGGAGGGACGCGGCTGGGCGCCGGCAACGTGGGAGCACGAGGCGACGGGCGCAAGCGAAGGGCCGCTCGTCGGCGCCCCCACCATCGGCCTGCAGCGCGGGCGCCCCCTCGTCGTGCAGGCCGTCGGCTACGACGCCGCAACCTCGCTCTACCTCACCGAGCTCGTGACTTCGCCGGGGACCGCCCCCTTCCTCGAGACCCGTCTCGTCGTCCCTGCCGGCGACGAGCACCACCACGTGGGCCCGGAGCTCGCCGTGTCGGCCCTCGGCGAGCTGCTCGCCTGGCGCCGGGTCGGCGCCGGCGGCACCGCGGAGCTCGTCGTCGCCACCCGCAAGTAG
- the pyk gene encoding pyruvate kinase translates to MRKAKIVCTLGPATDTLEQIEALIRAGMNVARLNFSHGDHADHKRRLKLVREASQRVGVPVAVLQDLQGPKIRTGKMKGGKIVLEPGSEVTITTEETLGTPERFSTVYKNLPGDVRVGDEILLADGRMRLVVKKKRTKKTEVLCQVIVGGELGNNKGINLPGTRVSAPSLTEKDEQDLQFGLSIGVDYVALSFVRSADDVRTVKQIAGERTPVIAKIEKPQAVADIDAIAEVADGIMVARGDLGVEMPLERVPLIQKMLIERVNALGKIVIVATEMLESMIQAPRPTRAEVSDVANAILDGADAVMLSAETASGSHPIEAASTMAAIILDVERSQRFRSLKPHNLARSDSFSSAVARACCAAADQLGLNSIVACTQTGRAARLVSEHRPMGRIFGLTPLEETYRRMALYWGVVPLMIPSYHSPDEMLRLVSDALLREKFAKRGEAVVISSGVPNQPMSTNLMTIHRL, encoded by the coding sequence ATGCGCAAAGCGAAGATCGTCTGCACCCTCGGCCCCGCCACCGACACCCTCGAGCAGATCGAGGCGCTGATCCGCGCGGGCATGAACGTGGCCCGGCTCAATTTCTCCCACGGGGATCACGCCGACCACAAACGACGGCTCAAGCTGGTGCGCGAGGCGTCGCAGCGCGTCGGCGTGCCGGTGGCCGTGCTCCAGGATCTCCAGGGGCCGAAGATCCGCACCGGCAAGATGAAGGGGGGAAAGATCGTCCTCGAGCCCGGCTCCGAGGTGACGATCACCACCGAGGAGACCCTCGGGACCCCCGAGCGCTTCTCCACCGTCTACAAGAACCTCCCCGGCGACGTGCGGGTCGGCGACGAGATCCTCCTCGCCGACGGCAGGATGCGCCTCGTGGTGAAGAAGAAGCGCACCAAGAAGACCGAGGTCCTCTGCCAGGTGATCGTCGGGGGCGAGCTCGGCAACAACAAGGGCATCAACCTGCCCGGCACCCGGGTCTCTGCCCCCTCGCTCACCGAGAAGGACGAGCAGGACCTGCAGTTCGGCCTCTCGATCGGCGTGGACTACGTGGCGCTCTCCTTCGTGCGCAGCGCCGACGACGTGCGCACGGTGAAGCAGATCGCCGGGGAGCGGACCCCCGTCATCGCCAAGATCGAGAAGCCCCAGGCGGTGGCCGACATCGACGCCATCGCCGAGGTGGCGGACGGGATCATGGTGGCCCGCGGCGACCTCGGGGTGGAGATGCCGCTCGAGCGCGTGCCGCTGATCCAGAAGATGCTGATCGAGCGGGTCAATGCCCTCGGGAAGATCGTCATCGTCGCGACCGAGATGCTCGAATCGATGATCCAGGCGCCCCGCCCCACCCGCGCCGAGGTCTCCGACGTCGCCAACGCGATCCTCGACGGCGCCGACGCGGTGATGCTCTCCGCCGAGACGGCCTCCGGCTCGCATCCGATCGAGGCGGCGTCGACGATGGCGGCGATCATCCTCGACGTGGAGCGGAGCCAGCGCTTCCGCTCCCTGAAGCCCCACAACCTGGCCCGCTCCGACTCCTTCTCCTCGGCGGTGGCCCGGGCCTGCTGCGCTGCGGCGGATCAGCTCGGCCTCAACTCGATCGTCGCCTGCACCCAGACCGGCCGCGCCGCCCGCCTCGTCTCCGAGCACCGGCCGATGGGGCGGATCTTCGGCCTCACGCCGCTCGAGGAGACCTACCGGCGCATGGCGCTCTACTGGGGCGTGGTGCCGCTGATGATCCCCTCCTACCACTCGCCGGACGAGATGCTCCGGCTGGTGAGCGACGCGCTGCTCCGGGAGAAGTTCGCCAAGCGCGGTGAGGCGGTGGTGATCTCCAGCGGCGTGCCGAACCAGCCGATGTCGACCAACCTGATGACCATTCACCGGCTGTGA
- a CDS encoding AMP-dependent synthetase/ligase has protein sequence MYAATGADKQRGSDLSTMIHVLHRRMEERGEEPALHRRRDGRWEAISWRRYGQLVERFARALIAHGIEPGDRVAILGFNRVEWVVADLGAMAAGAVPVGIYTTSSPEQCAFILEHCSAPVVVVENATQLEKLRAVKHRLPALRLAVLMDPDPVSLQLSWVRGFEAFLADGDEIPEARYRERVAALEPSGLATLIYTSGTTGPPKGVMISHRNLRWTAEQLTTALGVPEDERVISYLPLSHIAEQLTSIHLALWAGVEVHFADSLEAVREHLADVRPTVFLGVPRLWEKIQGAIVAQVATAPAARQRIFGLAREVGRRYREARRPGVGLRLAHGFFDRLVYSKLRARLGLDRCRYAVSSTAPIHPTTLDFFWSLGIEIHQVYGQSEVTGPTTLEVPEARRFGSVGRALPGVELRIAPDGEVLVRGDNVFLGYFRDEAATRESIDTEGWLHSGDVGRIDEEGFLWITDRKKELIVTSGGKKTGPAFLEGLLQAVSPVSHAVVVGEGRKYLGALLTLDPVAAASWASEHGIPFTGVAALADDPRLRAHLAHAIATEVNPRLAQFETIKRFTVLPVEFATGEEGELTPTLKLRRKATARKYASAVEALYAEPLDPLVTESAPH, from the coding sequence ATGTACGCGGCGACGGGGGCCGACAAGCAGCGGGGCAGCGACCTGTCCACGATGATCCACGTGCTCCACCGCCGGATGGAGGAACGGGGGGAAGAGCCCGCGCTCCACCGCCGCCGGGACGGGCGCTGGGAGGCGATCTCGTGGCGGCGCTACGGGCAGCTCGTGGAGCGCTTCGCCAGGGCCCTGATCGCCCACGGGATCGAGCCCGGCGACCGGGTGGCGATCCTCGGCTTCAACCGGGTGGAGTGGGTGGTCGCCGACCTCGGCGCGATGGCGGCCGGGGCGGTGCCGGTCGGCATCTACACCACCTCCTCGCCGGAGCAGTGCGCCTTCATCCTCGAGCATTGCAGCGCCCCGGTCGTCGTGGTGGAGAACGCCACCCAACTCGAGAAGCTCCGGGCGGTGAAGCACCGGCTCCCGGCCCTGCGCCTCGCCGTCCTCATGGATCCCGACCCGGTCTCGCTCCAGCTCTCCTGGGTCCGGGGCTTCGAGGCCTTCCTCGCCGATGGCGACGAGATCCCCGAGGCCCGCTACCGGGAGCGCGTCGCGGCCCTCGAGCCCTCGGGGCTCGCCACCCTGATCTACACCTCGGGGACCACCGGGCCGCCCAAGGGCGTGATGATCTCCCACCGGAACCTGCGGTGGACCGCGGAGCAACTCACCACCGCCCTCGGCGTGCCGGAAGACGAGCGGGTGATCAGCTACCTGCCCCTGAGCCACATCGCCGAGCAGCTCACCTCGATTCACCTCGCCCTCTGGGCCGGGGTGGAGGTCCACTTCGCCGACAGTCTCGAGGCGGTCCGCGAGCACCTGGCGGACGTGCGGCCCACCGTCTTCCTCGGCGTGCCCCGGCTCTGGGAGAAGATCCAGGGGGCGATCGTCGCCCAGGTCGCCACCGCCCCTGCGGCCCGGCAGCGGATCTTCGGCCTCGCCCGCGAGGTGGGCCGCCGCTACCGCGAGGCCCGGCGCCCCGGGGTGGGCCTGCGCCTCGCCCACGGCTTCTTCGACCGGCTGGTCTACTCGAAGCTGCGGGCCCGCCTCGGCCTCGACCGCTGCCGCTACGCGGTCTCCTCCACCGCGCCCATCCATCCCACCACCCTCGACTTCTTCTGGTCCCTCGGGATCGAGATCCACCAGGTCTACGGCCAGTCGGAGGTCACCGGCCCCACCACCCTCGAGGTGCCGGAGGCCCGGCGCTTCGGCAGCGTGGGCAGAGCGCTGCCCGGGGTGGAGCTGCGCATCGCCCCGGACGGCGAGGTGCTGGTGCGGGGCGACAACGTCTTCCTCGGCTATTTCCGCGACGAGGCGGCGACCCGCGAGAGCATCGACACGGAGGGATGGCTCCACTCCGGCGACGTGGGCCGCATCGACGAGGAGGGCTTCCTCTGGATCACCGATCGCAAGAAGGAGCTGATCGTCACCTCCGGCGGCAAGAAGACCGGTCCCGCCTTCCTCGAAGGGCTGCTGCAGGCGGTCTCTCCCGTCTCCCACGCGGTGGTGGTGGGGGAGGGGAGGAAGTACCTGGGAGCGCTCCTCACCCTCGATCCGGTGGCAGCCGCCTCCTGGGCCTCCGAGCACGGGATCCCCTTCACCGGCGTCGCCGCCCTGGCGGACGACCCCAGGCTCCGCGCCCACCTCGCCCACGCCATCGCCACCGAGGTGAACCCGCGGCTGGCCCAGTTCGAGACGATCAAGCGCTTCACCGTGCTACCCGTGGAGTTCGCCACCGGCGAGGAGGGAGAGCTCACGCCCACCTTGAAGCTCCGGCGCAAGGCGACCGCCCGGAAATACGCGTCGGCGGTGGAGGCGCTCTACGCCGAGCCCCTCGATCCCCTGGTGACCGAGAGCGCTCCGCACTAG
- the icd gene encoding isocitrate dehydrogenase (NADP(+)), with protein MARFDKLTTPTSGSKIAIGADGKLQVPNDPIIPFIEGDGTGPDIWKASQLVLDAAVEKAYGGKKKIHWFEIFAGEKANEVYGPNTWLPNDTLEAIKAYVVAIKGPLTTPVGGGFRSINVALRQELDLYQCIRPVRWFEGVPAPVKEPGKLDMVIFRENTEDVYSGIEYKSGTPEGEKIRHFINTEMKPKEPIRELSGIGIKPISPMGSKRLVAKAIEYAIEHGRTMVTLMHKGNIMKFTEGAFRDWGYEIAKEKYAGKVISEAEVWEKHGGKVPAGLIMINDRIADNMFQQILLRPDEYQVVATTNLNGDYISDAAAAQVGGLGIAPGGNVGDRAAVFEATHGTAPKYAGQDKVNPGSVILSGEMMLRHMGWNEAADLVIRGMERAISNKTVTYDFHRQMEGATLLKTSEFGKAVVEQM; from the coding sequence ATGGCCAGGTTCGACAAGCTCACCACGCCGACCAGCGGCAGCAAGATCGCTATCGGCGCCGACGGCAAGCTGCAGGTTCCCAACGATCCGATCATCCCCTTCATCGAAGGCGACGGCACCGGTCCCGACATCTGGAAGGCGTCGCAGCTGGTCCTCGACGCCGCGGTCGAGAAGGCCTACGGCGGCAAGAAGAAGATCCACTGGTTCGAGATCTTCGCGGGCGAGAAGGCCAACGAGGTCTACGGCCCCAACACCTGGCTGCCGAACGACACCCTCGAGGCGATCAAGGCGTACGTCGTCGCCATCAAGGGCCCGCTCACCACGCCGGTGGGCGGCGGCTTCCGCTCGATCAACGTCGCCCTCCGCCAGGAGCTCGACCTCTACCAGTGCATCCGTCCGGTGCGGTGGTTCGAGGGCGTGCCCGCTCCGGTGAAGGAGCCCGGCAAGCTCGACATGGTGATCTTCCGGGAGAACACCGAGGACGTCTACTCGGGCATCGAGTACAAGTCCGGCACCCCGGAAGGCGAGAAGATCCGCCACTTCATCAACACCGAGATGAAGCCCAAGGAGCCGATCCGCGAGCTCTCCGGCATCGGCATCAAGCCGATCTCGCCGATGGGCTCGAAGCGCCTCGTCGCCAAGGCGATCGAGTACGCCATCGAGCACGGCAGGACCATGGTGACCCTGATGCACAAGGGCAACATCATGAAGTTCACCGAGGGCGCCTTCCGCGACTGGGGCTACGAGATCGCGAAGGAGAAGTACGCCGGCAAGGTGATCTCCGAGGCCGAGGTCTGGGAGAAGCACGGCGGCAAGGTCCCCGCCGGCCTGATCATGATCAACGACCGGATCGCGGACAACATGTTCCAGCAGATCCTGCTCCGCCCCGACGAGTACCAGGTCGTGGCCACCACCAACCTCAACGGCGACTACATCTCCGACGCCGCTGCGGCGCAGGTGGGCGGCCTCGGCATCGCCCCCGGTGGCAACGTCGGCGACCGCGCCGCGGTCTTCGAGGCGACCCACGGCACCGCGCCCAAATACGCGGGCCAGGACAAGGTCAACCCGGGCTCGGTGATCCTCTCGGGCGAGATGATGCTCCGCCACATGGGCTGGAACGAGGCTGCCGACCTGGTGATCCGCGGCATGGAGCGGGCCATCAGCAACAAGACGGTGACCTACGACTTCCACCGCCAGATGGAAGGCGCGACGCTGCTCAAGACCTCCGAATTCGGCAAGGCGGTCGTCGAGCAGATGTAA
- the mdh gene encoding malate dehydrogenase: MARRNKIAVVGAGNIGGNIGLLCAERRLGDVVLYDIPQVEGPVKGKALDINQLNAVRGLDSRLVGTSNFADCAGADVVIVTAGRPRKPGMSRDDLIATNVEIIKNVAENVKQHTPDAFVIVISNPLDAMVYALHKIAGLKDNMVAGMAGVLDSARFRFFVSEALDVSIDDVNAMVLGGHGDDMVPLTRLCNVGGVPLESLLPADKLAAIVERTRKGGGELVSLYGTGSAYFAPAESAVAMAESFLLDRKRVMPVAARLHGEYGIDGFFFGVPARLGKGGVEKVYEIALEADEKAMLDKSFEAVKSTVAACNI; this comes from the coding sequence ATGGCTCGCAGGAACAAGATCGCTGTCGTCGGCGCCGGCAACATCGGCGGAAACATTGGCCTGCTCTGCGCCGAGCGGCGCCTGGGCGACGTCGTCCTCTACGACATCCCGCAGGTCGAGGGGCCGGTGAAGGGCAAGGCCCTCGACATCAACCAGCTCAACGCGGTGCGCGGCCTCGACAGCCGCCTCGTCGGCACCTCGAACTTCGCCGACTGCGCCGGCGCGGACGTGGTGATCGTCACCGCGGGCCGTCCCCGCAAGCCGGGCATGAGCCGCGACGACCTGATCGCCACCAACGTGGAGATCATCAAGAACGTCGCAGAGAACGTGAAGCAGCACACCCCCGACGCGTTCGTGATCGTGATCTCGAACCCGCTCGACGCGATGGTCTACGCGCTCCACAAGATCGCCGGCCTCAAGGACAACATGGTCGCCGGCATGGCGGGCGTCCTCGACTCCGCGCGCTTCCGCTTCTTCGTCTCCGAGGCCCTCGACGTCTCGATCGACGACGTGAACGCGATGGTGCTCGGCGGCCACGGCGACGACATGGTCCCGCTGACCCGCCTCTGCAACGTCGGCGGCGTGCCGCTCGAGAGCCTGCTCCCCGCCGACAAGCTCGCGGCGATCGTCGAGCGCACCCGCAAGGGCGGCGGCGAGCTCGTCTCCCTCTACGGCACCGGCTCGGCCTACTTCGCTCCCGCCGAGTCCGCGGTGGCGATGGCCGAGAGCTTCCTCCTCGACCGCAAGCGGGTGATGCCGGTCGCGGCGCGCCTCCACGGCGAGTACGGCATCGACGGCTTCTTCTTCGGCGTCCCGGCCCGCCTCGGCAAGGGCGGCGTCGAGAAGGTCTACGAGATCGCCCTCGAGGCCGACGAGAAGGCGATGCTCGACAAGTCCTTCGAGGCAGTGAAGAGCACCGTCGCAGCCTGCAACATCTGA
- a CDS encoding succinate dehydrogenase cytochrome b subunit, giving the protein MNAAAAKTARPASPGSFLGRAITSSTGMKLVMAITGLGLLGFVIAHVIGNLQVFLGYEGINAYGAFLKGSPGLLWTLRLGTLALFVLHIWAGVRLSRLNHAARPHAYVKKKYRAASWYSRYMLVSGTIVLVFLVFHLLHFTVGTVFPDHFALRDPSGRHDVFAMMLEGFAIPWVVVFYVVAMVLLFFHLGHGIWSATQSLGIWGGRWTPAMMKVGLALAVILAIAYSIIPLGLFAGLVPDYRSEKAASEQQLQQQQN; this is encoded by the coding sequence ATGAACGCTGCTGCCGCCAAGACGGCTCGGCCCGCAAGCCCCGGCTCGTTCCTGGGCCGCGCGATCACCTCGTCCACCGGGATGAAGCTCGTGATGGCGATCACGGGCCTCGGGCTCCTCGGCTTCGTCATCGCCCACGTGATCGGCAATCTGCAGGTCTTCCTCGGCTACGAGGGGATCAACGCCTACGGCGCCTTCCTCAAGGGCAGCCCGGGCCTGCTCTGGACGCTGCGGCTCGGCACCCTCGCGCTGTTCGTGCTCCACATCTGGGCAGGGGTCCGCCTCTCGCGGCTCAACCATGCGGCGCGTCCCCACGCCTACGTGAAGAAGAAGTACCGGGCCGCCAGCTGGTACTCGCGCTACATGCTGGTGAGCGGGACGATCGTCCTGGTCTTCCTCGTCTTCCACCTGCTCCACTTCACCGTCGGCACGGTCTTCCCCGATCACTTCGCGCTGCGCGATCCCTCCGGTCGCCACGACGTCTTCGCGATGATGCTCGAGGGTTTCGCCATCCCATGGGTGGTGGTCTTCTACGTGGTGGCGATGGTGCTGCTCTTCTTCCACCTCGGCCACGGCATCTGGAGCGCCACCCAGAGCCTCGGCATCTGGGGCGGCCGCTGGACCCCGGCGATGATGAAGGTGGGCCTCGCGCTCGCCGTGATCCTCGCCATCGCCTACAGCATCATCCCGCTGGGCCTGTTCGCCGGCCTCGTTCCCGACTACCGGAGCGAGAAGGCCGCCAGCGAGCAGCAGCTGCAGCAGCAGCAGAACTGA
- a CDS encoding fumarate reductase/succinate dehydrogenase flavoprotein subunit gives MKLDSKIPSGPIEQKWDKHRFDMKLVNPANKRKFSVIVVGSGLAGASAAATMAELGYKVDCFCYQDSPRRAHSIAAQGGINAAKNYQNDGDSVFRLFYDTVKGGDFRAREANVYRLAQVSTNIIDQCVAQGVPFAREYGGTLANRSFGGAQVSRTFYARGQTGQQLLLGAYSALERQIGLGTVKMHSRTEMLDLVMVNGHARGIVTRDLVTGKIEAWAADAVVLATGGYSNVFFLSTNAAGCNVTATWRAYKHGAAFANPCYTQIHPTCIPVSGDHQSKLTLMSESLRNDGRIWVPRAVGDKRAPHQIPEDERDYYLERKYPSFGNLSPRDIASRAAKQVCDEGRGVGPGGQGVYLDFADAIRRLGEDVVRDRYGNLFQMYERITGEDPYKVPMRIFPAPHYTMGGLWVDYNLMSTIPGLHVIGEANFSDHGANRLGASALMQGLADGYFVLPYTIGDYFANAKQPKVSADAPEFKAAVKAVSEQQIKLLSIRGKRTPRSFHKQLGRLLWDKCGMGRTAAGLRDALAEIPAIRAEFWENVNVLGESENLNVSLEMAGRVADFLEFGELMAQDALEREESCGGHFREEYQTPDGEALRNDEQFAHAAAWEYQGPGKKPVRHTEELQFEYVKLATRSYK, from the coding sequence GTGAAACTCGACTCCAAGATCCCCAGCGGGCCGATCGAGCAGAAGTGGGACAAGCACCGCTTCGACATGAAGCTGGTCAACCCCGCCAACAAGCGGAAGTTCAGCGTCATCGTGGTGGGCTCGGGCCTCGCCGGCGCGTCCGCAGCGGCGACCATGGCCGAGCTCGGCTACAAGGTCGACTGCTTCTGCTACCAGGACAGCCCCCGGCGCGCGCACTCGATCGCGGCGCAGGGCGGCATCAACGCCGCGAAGAACTACCAGAACGACGGCGACAGCGTCTTCCGGCTCTTCTACGACACGGTGAAGGGCGGCGACTTCCGCGCCCGCGAGGCGAACGTCTACCGCCTCGCCCAGGTCTCGACCAACATCATCGACCAGTGCGTCGCGCAGGGCGTCCCCTTCGCCCGCGAGTACGGCGGCACCCTGGCCAACCGCTCCTTCGGCGGCGCCCAGGTCTCCCGTACCTTCTACGCCAGGGGCCAGACCGGCCAGCAGCTCCTCCTCGGCGCCTACTCCGCGCTGGAGCGCCAGATCGGCCTCGGCACGGTGAAGATGCATTCCCGCACCGAGATGCTCGATCTCGTGATGGTGAACGGGCATGCCCGCGGCATCGTCACCCGTGACCTGGTCACCGGGAAGATCGAGGCGTGGGCGGCGGATGCGGTGGTGCTCGCCACGGGCGGCTACTCCAACGTCTTCTTCCTCTCGACCAACGCGGCGGGCTGCAACGTCACCGCCACCTGGCGTGCCTACAAGCACGGCGCGGCCTTCGCCAACCCCTGCTACACGCAGATCCACCCGACCTGCATCCCGGTCAGCGGCGACCACCAGTCGAAGCTCACCCTGATGTCCGAGTCGCTCCGCAACGACGGCAGGATCTGGGTGCCCAGGGCGGTGGGCGACAAGCGCGCCCCGCACCAGATCCCCGAGGACGAGCGCGACTACTACCTCGAGCGGAAGTACCCCTCGTTCGGCAACCTCTCGCCCCGCGACATCGCGTCGCGTGCGGCGAAGCAGGTCTGTGACGAGGGCCGCGGCGTCGGCCCGGGCGGGCAGGGCGTCTACCTCGACTTCGCCGACGCCATTCGGCGGCTGGGCGAGGACGTGGTGCGCGACCGCTACGGCAACCTCTTCCAGATGTACGAGCGCATCACGGGCGAGGATCCCTACAAGGTCCCGATGCGCATCTTCCCGGCGCCGCACTACACCATGGGCGGCCTCTGGGTGGACTACAACCTGATGTCCACCATCCCGGGCCTGCACGTGATCGGCGAGGCGAACTTCTCCGACCACGGCGCCAACCGCCTCGGCGCCTCGGCGCTGATGCAGGGCCTCGCCGACGGCTACTTCGTGCTGCCCTACACCATCGGCGACTACTTCGCGAACGCGAAGCAGCCGAAGGTCAGCGCCGACGCCCCCGAGTTCAAGGCGGCGGTGAAGGCGGTGAGCGAGCAGCAGATCAAGCTCCTCTCCATCCGCGGCAAGCGCACCCCGCGCTCCTTCCACAAGCAGCTCGGCCGCCTCCTCTGGGACAAGTGCGGCATGGGCCGCACCGCCGCCGGCCTGCGCGACGCCCTCGCCGAGATCCCGGCGATCCGCGCGGAGTTCTGGGAGAACGTCAACGTCCTCGGCGAGAGCGAGAACCTCAACGTCTCCCTGGAGATGGCGGGCCGCGTCGCCGACTTCCTCGAGTTCGGCGAGCTGATGGCGCAGGACGCCCTCGAGCGCGAGGAGTCCTGCGGCGGCCACTTCCGCGAGGAGTACCAGACGCCGGATGGCGAGGCGCTCCGCAACGACGAGCAGTTCGCCCACGCCGCAGCCTGGGAGTACCAGGGCCCCGGCAAGAAGCCGGTGCGCCACACCGAAGAGCTGCAGTTCGAGTACGTGAAGCTTGCAACGCGGAGCTACAAGTAA
- a CDS encoding succinate dehydrogenase/fumarate reductase iron-sulfur subunit: protein MKLKLHVWRQKDGNSPGQMVTYDAPDVSPDMSFLEMLDEVNEGLIAKGEEPIAFDHDCREGICGMCSLMINGEAHGPERGTTTCQLHMRKFKSGDEITIEPWRAHAFPIIKDLVTNRGAFDRIVAAGGFVSVRTGGTPDGNAIPISKEEADLSMDAAACIGCGACAAACPNASAMLFVGALVSKFKHLPQGQAERDRRVSNMVAQHDAEGFGNCRNVRECEAVCPKEISIRVIAETYRDYARAKLHGK from the coding sequence ATGAAACTGAAGCTTCATGTGTGGCGCCAGAAGGACGGCAACTCGCCGGGCCAGATGGTGACCTACGACGCCCCGGACGTCAGCCCCGACATGTCCTTCCTCGAGATGCTCGACGAGGTGAACGAGGGTCTGATCGCGAAGGGCGAGGAGCCGATCGCCTTCGATCACGACTGCCGCGAGGGCATCTGCGGCATGTGCTCGCTGATGATCAACGGCGAGGCGCACGGTCCGGAGCGGGGCACCACCACCTGCCAGCTCCACATGCGCAAGTTCAAGAGCGGCGACGAGATCACGATCGAGCCGTGGCGGGCCCACGCCTTCCCGATCATCAAGGATCTCGTCACCAACCGCGGCGCCTTCGACCGGATCGTCGCGGCCGGCGGCTTCGTCTCGGTGCGCACCGGCGGCACCCCGGACGGCAACGCGATCCCCATCTCCAAGGAGGAGGCGGATCTGTCGATGGACGCAGCGGCGTGCATCGGCTGCGGCGCCTGTGCCGCCGCCTGCCCCAACGCCTCGGCGATGCTCTTCGTCGGCGCGCTGGTCTCGAAGTTCAAGCACCTGCCCCAGGGGCAGGCGGAGCGCGATCGCCGCGTCTCCAACATGGTGGCGCAGCACGACGCCGAGGGCTTCGGCAACTGCCGCAACGTGCGCGAGTGCGAAGCGGTCTGCCCGAAGGAGATCTCGATCCGCGTCATCGCCGAGACGTACCGCGATTACGCCCGCGCCAAGCTGCACGGCAAGTGA